The region TCTTCCAAATGCTCGGCCAGATACGTACAGGTGCAATTCTTCGGCGTGCTCACCAAATATTCGACGTACTGCTTCTTGGTAATCATATCCCTAAAATGATACTTGTGGTCCTCAAGCGTAAGTCCTGACGTTATTGCCGCACGTTCATAGTCGCCCAGTTCAAGCGCAGCATCGCCAAGGAGTCCGTACGCAAGCGGATCGAGCGGCGACTGTACCAGTAACCGTTCGGCAGTCGTGCGTGCCTCGCGAAACTCATGCTTGCCGGTCTGTACCCACGCCAAGGTGCGAAGTGCCGACGGTGAGTCAGGTTGTAAAGAGAGTGCACGCTGTACCGCCGTTTCAGCTCGTACATAGTAATCGGGGTCGTTCGTCTCGCGCGACTTCTGCATATAGGCGTTCGCAAGTGCAACATATCCCTCGCCATCATTGGGTAAACGCTGGACTCTGGCTTCTGCTTCGCGAATTGCGCGATCTGCACGCGTCGGTGTTCCAACCATAAGCGAGGAATGCGTCAGAGCGCGAGATACGATTGGCGACATGCTTCCTGGAACAACAGCAATCGCAAAGGGTGCAACATTGGCGATTCTGAGGAGACAGATCAGGCCAATGAGAAGAAAAAAGATGAGCGGTCTTACCACCTGGTTCGTGGATTTCATGGTCGCCTCGCGCATTGAACAACGTGTGAACATTGATCCCAATTGATGCTGCTTCCATCGCTGTCGATATTTTGGCGAGACGTGGGTTCCCCGTCTCGCCTTCTGCTTGGGGGTTATTGTTCCCCTGAATCGATGTGGCGACGATCACGGCCATCAAACGGCGTCGGGAGGAAGGGGAAATTCTTGGCGATACCGTTTGCCGTCAAGTTCGTCCCTGGTGCGCCAATGTTGAAGTTCACGCCATCACTCAGGTTCGGCACCGAAGCGCCAGCGAGTAGTCCCGCCACGACACGGAGCGCAACATCGGTGACATCATCATTAGGGCGACGACCATTGGGCCAACCAGCAAGATCAGGTGTTGGGGTACCGGCGGCATTGTGAGCGAGAGGACCAAGACGTTTTTGCTGATCCGGAGAGGTCGGGAAAACTGCAAGGTTCAGACGTAAGAGCTCAGAGCACGGGCTTGCTTGGGTGCAATCACCCGTTTGCGGCTGGCTAGGATACTTGAGCAGTGCATTGACCAGGTCTGTCCGGCCAGTGGTTGGAAAGTTCGTACCGAACACGAGGTTAATGAACGCGGCCAAGCGCGAGTTAAGATATAAGTCCTTAAAGTTCGCTTCGGTCTCAGGTGCGGTTGCGTTCCATTCATCTTTGCGAGCAGTGGCGATAATCAGCTCGTTCACCAACGGATTAGCAAGACGAGCAACCTGTACGAACCGCCCTCTACTGCGAGTCGGATTATCTTCACCATGTCTGAGAGTGACGCGAGACCGGCTGGTCGAAGCATACGCACCAATAATCGCCCTTGGATTATTCGTCAGTCGGCTGATTGGTACCTCAATGGCGATGGTGTTGGCGTTAAAGCCGGAGAAATGATCGATACCAAACGGATTCACCGCATCGTTGGCATCTTCTGCATCGGACAATGCTGGCGGAGTACGACGGAAGTTCAAACTGTCGAACGTGGCACCAAGGTCAATATAGAATGTCTCATCTCGCTGGCCCGCAAAAACACGCCCTTGATTACTCAGCGGATAGATTCCTTGACTCGCCAGATCCTCATAGTTCGGCATGGTTTTTTTCCCATATTCGAGGGGACCGCGAACATCATGCGGTTGCCTATTTCTCTGCGCTCTTTGCCTCGGACCTCGGTTACCGTGTATCGTTGGCGGACGCCTAGCCCATCAGACTCAGGCGATCCATCGAGCTTGGTAATTAGCGGCACTGCTGCATTCGCGACCGGAAGACCGAGCTGACTCGTCGCCCCACGAATCTCGGTGGTAAAACGGAACTCGTACATCACGTCTTCAGCGCTCCCATCACTATTTGTGTCGATATTAATGGAGTAGAGCACATCGTCAGCGAAATTGTAGTAGTTGGGGCCTGAACTGGGTTCTTGACCAGGAATGACGTTCATAATGAACACTACCTTGTTCGGATCTTCCCAACTACGGAACATATAAAAGTCGGTGATATCAGCGGTTGGGTCGTTGGCAATCAGCGGAGCTTCACGGTGACTCGCTGCGTGGGCTGGTAGTGGTGGTCCACTTGACAGTACGGTTAATGTTGCAAGTGCTACAGCAGAAAAGGCTTTTTTGATCTTCTGAGTTTTCATGGCCGTATTCCTCCTTACCTGGGCCAGGAACACAGCGTGATCCCTCGTGGAAGTCATGCGTATCCCTGGTCCCAGTTGGTGCATGGTGCACCTGGTTACCTCCCGATATTAACTTTTTGTGAATTATCCGCTTCGCGCGAAGAAGGACGTTTTGTCTTTGTATACGCAGCGAGTGTTGTGGTTGGATTTTTCCAGCGGTCAGCCGCAAAGCAATTAGTCATCGCGTACCCGACGCTGGCCACAACAGCGTACGCACCTGAACATCCAAGCGAAGGAGTTCGTTCGTAATGGGAGGTACAAAGAGGGGAACGAAAGGACCAGCTCTACATCAAGCGGGGTTAGAGTGATCCGCGCAGATACATTGCGCCAGATGGTTTTGGCAGGCCGCCTTTTGGCTCCAACGTCACTGCGACCGCGTTAATCTTCCCGAAGAGCTTCGAGGGTGGAGACGCAAGCACCTGGCCAGTGCCTGACGCATCCGGCATGAACACCCCAGCGCTCACTGGCCCTTCTCGCTCAGTCATAAACCACACCTGATACTCTTTCCCTGCTTCTGGTTGCGGCATGCCAAACGTGTAGAAGACCCAGGCTTTCTTTTGCTCGTTCCACAACACATGCCCCTCTGCGCCAAGCCCGGGCATCGCGTGTCGCAGGTATTCTATTTTCACTCCTGGTGAAGTCAGCACTTCAATCACGCCACGTTGGCGAGCGACAGCCTCACGCAACTGGTCTAATTCACGGGTACTCACCGTCGTCACCGTACGCTGCTGCTCCATTCGCTCGCGCATATCGCGGACTTCATGTTCGCGAGCCGTAACCTGCTCTCGTGCTTGTGTCAGTTCACGCGTTAGCCGTTGGACCTCTTGCTGAGTAGCCGTCGTGGCAGCAGCGAATTCCACCCGATCCTGGTTGGCTTTTCGCTCCTGAGCAAGTTCGTGCGTAACCGCCGCCACTTGCGCGTTGACTCTTGAGAGTTCTTGCTCACGCACGGCAACCTGCCGTTTTTGTTCCACGAGTGCGGTCTCAAGCGCAACCACGTGCTGAGTTTTTCCTGAACTCGCCGACTGTTGTTCAGCTAAAGAAGCATTGGGGCGTTGGATTTCCGACTCACGACTGGCCAGCTTTTCTTGCTCCTGTGCGAGCAGCGTAGCTACCGTTTCCGCTTGGGTGCGCTGCTCTGCCACCTGACCAGTCAGCTGCGCGATTTGCTGCGTCTGCTCGACCGTTCGTTTTGCGAGTTCTCGATATCGATACTGTTCACCAACCATGACCACAAGCCCTGCGGCAGCAGCAGCTAATGGAATCCCCACCCACGTTCCCCATCGGCGTCGCGGGCGTAAGGGAATGACGTGGGCGCGATTACTCTCAGCCTTAATGCGTTGCAATAGTCGTTCTTTGACTGCCGAACTCGGGCTCTCAGGCACGACTCCGAGCGGGAGTAGCCCAACAACGTCTTGCCATTCTCGCAGTTCTCCAGGGCAGGAGTCACAGCCAGTGTTGAGGTGAGCGCTAACCTCAGCGACTGACTCAGCATCAAGCCCGCCAACGGCATACAGCGGCAACAGATCTTTCAACGCTTGATGCGTCATGACTTACCCCCAAGAAGCGGGCGTAAGCGATCTCGAACACGAAACATCGCCGTCCGAATACGCGTTTTGATAGTTCCAATCGGTTCATCGAGTTGATCAGCAATTTCACTATGAGAGAGTCCGCGAAAAAAGACAATTCCAACGCAGTACGCTGGTCAGAGGGAAGCGTCTCCAGGGCAGTCCGCACGAATACCGCCCGCTGTTCAAGGCTCATCCGTTCCTCTGGATTAGGCTGCGGATCAATGAGCAATTGACGTTCCACCAAGGCCTTGTCATCGGTCGTGGTAGGCTGTACCTGTCGTGCACGGAGCGCATCGATCGCGCGACTTCGTGCCAGTGTGGTGAGCCATGCCCCGACACTGCCGCGTTGCCCATCATATCGTTCCGCTTCACGCCACACTTGCCAAAACACGTCATAGACCACCTCTTCAGCACGATCTGGAGCATGCAAGATTTTACGCGCGAGGTGATACACCATAGTGTGATATCGGTCATACAGACGTTCGAAGGCTGCCTGTTCTTGCCGCGTAATCGCCGCCAGCAGGGCCTGATCGTCCAGAATACGATCCTCCTGTGGTTCTTTACGGTCGAGCGGCGGAGATGGATTGTTCGCGCGATTCACAGAACTGACCAACAAAATGAAAAATAAGGGCAAAGCGACGACGAGTCCGAGGAGCAAAATCTATAAAAGCCGGTGTGAGACCCTCAGGTACTCAGCTCCCAGACAGCAAAACGGGCTCTTATTCGTCATTTTTACCTCTCGCTTCTTCATTTGCTTGTAATGCGTGCTCAAGCCGCCGTATCCGCCGCATCAGTTCTGGTAATTTCGGCAACGCTGCCGAATAGCGGCGCCAGGACATAATATCGACGGCTGGATATCCGCCAACAACCGAGTTTGCTGGCACATCGTGAGGAATGCCACTCTGCGCCGCAACCATCGTATTTTTTCCCACGGTCAGATGGCCCGCAGCTCCGACTTGCCCTCCCATACGCACCCCAGACTCAAGCTTCGTGCTTCCCGAAAGCCCAACCTGCGCCGCAAGTAATGCGCCTTCCCCAACATCGCAGCCGTGGCCAACCATCACGAGGTTATCGAGCTTCGCGCCACGGCGAATCATCGTGGTTCCCATCGCGGCACGATCGATCGTCGTGTTTGCACCAATTTCGACATCATCAGCGAGGGTAACGGTCCCGGTCTGCGGAATTTTGTAAGGCGAGCCATCAGGAAGCGGAACATAGCCGAACCCGTCACCGCCAATGACCACCCCACCTTGAAGAATGACACGATCTCCAATTGTCGTTCCCTCGCGAATCACCACTCCAGCATGCGCAGTAAAGGCATGTCCGATCTGGACGTTCGGATAAATCACCACGTGCGCAAAAATTCGCGCGTTATCACCAATAACGACGTTCTCCCCAATCACCGCATACGGACCAACGAAGGCTGACGCGCCAAGGCGAGCACTCGGCGCAATCACCGCCGTCGGATGAATACCCACTGGTGGCGTATAGGGTGGATGAAACCACGCCAACACTTGCGCAAACGCGAGATAGGGATTCGGGGTGCGCAAGGATGGAAGCGCAATGTCCGGATCGGTCGGGGCAAGAAGGACCGCAGCAGCTTTGGTTGTCGCAAGCTTGGCAAGATACTTCTTGTTCGCCACGAAGGTGAGCTCATGAGGTTGTGCGTCGTCGATACTATTCATACCAGAGATTTCCACATCTCCGTTTCCTCGCAGCTCACACCCTAGTCGTCCGGCAATCTCAGCAAGTTTCATCGTGCTCCCTTCCCCTCGTGCGGCTTGTCAAAGCTGAACGCGTGCCATATGTAGCAGAGTCACTTCGCAACGACTACGAGAGGGCAGACCCGGAAGAGGAGATTATGAGGAAGGGGTTGGTTGTCTTGGGGTTGATTTTCTCAGGTTGTTCATTTGCTACGAGATCGCAGTCCCCACCTCCAGCACCGGTCCTGCCAGAAGTCACCTATGTCGTGCCCTGTGACCCCAAAGCCGTGGCTGGACTCACACAGGATGCTGTCGAAACCTTACGTGAGCGTGACCTGATCCTCCGTCGCCATATACAGCATCTTGAACAGCAGATTCGCGGCGGTCAGTAACATGCTCTTCACACTCGCGAACTTGCGACCCCCTCCCCCCTATGTTAGGAACGTTGCCGTATGGACGCATTAAAACTTGGTATTCCCAAAGGAAGTCTTGAGAATTCAACGATTGAGTTGTTTCGCAAGGCGGGATGGAAAATCACAACCAGTTCCCGTAGCTATTTTCCTAGCATCGACGATCCAACCATCCGTTGCATGTTGGTCCGCGCACAGGAAATGGCACGCTACATCGAATCAGGCACCCTCGACGCTGGCATTACCGGTAAAGATTGGATCATGGAGTACGACGCCGAGGTCGAAGTTATCAGCGATTTAGTGTACTCCAAAGCCAGTTTTCAGCCGACACGTTGGGTTCTCGCTGTTCCTCACGATTCTCCAATCCGCACTCCAGAAGATCTGCAAGGAAAGAAGATCGCTACCGAATTAGTCCAGTATACACGCCGCTATTTCGCTGAACGAAAGGTCAAAGTCGACGTCGAGTTCTCGTGGGGAGCAACCGAAGCCAAAGCGGCAGAAGGCCTGGTTGATGCGATTGTTGAAGTGACAGAGTCAGGCTCGACGATTCGCGCTCATGGACTGAAGATTGTGTGGGAATTGTTTACCTCAAATCCGCAGATCATCGCCAACAAACAAGCATGGAAAGATCCAGCCAAGCGAGAAAAGATCGAGCAAATCGCGCTCCTGCTGAAAGGCGCACTCATGGCCGAGGCGAAGGTTGGCATCAAGCTCAACGTGCCAAAAGCCAAGCTTGATACGGTCGTCAACATGCTACCAAGTCTGAACGCTCCAACGGTGTCGCCGTTGTATCACAGTGATTGGTTCGCGGTGGAAAGTGTCATTAGTGAAGAAGTCGTACGCGAACTCATCCCCAAGCTGATTAAGAACGGCGCTGAAGGCATTATCGAGTATCCGCTGAATAAGATTGTGTAGGTGGGAAATGTCGGGTGGGTCGCGACCCACCCGACTCACTGAGTGAATTACTCCACCCAGAAACACAATCTGTGACTAAATCGGACCACAGGAGATTGGCACAGCGACGCAC is a window of Deltaproteobacteria bacterium DNA encoding:
- the lpxD gene encoding UDP-3-O-(3-hydroxymyristoyl)glucosamine N-acyltransferase translates to MKLAEIAGRLGCELRGNGDVEISGMNSIDDAQPHELTFVANKKYLAKLATTKAAAVLLAPTDPDIALPSLRTPNPYLAFAQVLAWFHPPYTPPVGIHPTAVIAPSARLGASAFVGPYAVIGENVVIGDNARIFAHVVIYPNVQIGHAFTAHAGVVIREGTTIGDRVILQGGVVIGGDGFGYVPLPDGSPYKIPQTGTVTLADDVEIGANTTIDRAAMGTTMIRRGAKLDNLVMVGHGCDVGEGALLAAQVGLSGSTKLESGVRMGGQVGAAGHLTVGKNTMVAAQSGIPHDVPANSVVGGYPAVDIMSWRRYSAALPKLPELMRRIRRLEHALQANEEARGKNDE
- a CDS encoding tetratricopeptide repeat protein → MKSTNQVVRPLIFFLLIGLICLLRIANVAPFAIAVVPGSMSPIVSRALTHSSLMVGTPTRADRAIREAEARVQRLPNDGEGYVALANAYMQKSRETNDPDYYVRAETAVQRALSLQPDSPSALRTLAWVQTGKHEFREARTTAERLLVQSPLDPLAYGLLGDAALELGDYERAAITSGLTLEDHKYHFRDMITKKQYVEYLVSTPKNCTCTYLAEHLE
- a CDS encoding ATP phosphoribosyltransferase translates to MDALKLGIPKGSLENSTIELFRKAGWKITTSSRSYFPSIDDPTIRCMLVRAQEMARYIESGTLDAGITGKDWIMEYDAEVEVISDLVYSKASFQPTRWVLAVPHDSPIRTPEDLQGKKIATELVQYTRRYFAERKVKVDVEFSWGATEAKAAEGLVDAIVEVTESGSTIRAHGLKIVWELFTSNPQIIANKQAWKDPAKREKIEQIALLLKGALMAEAKVGIKLNVPKAKLDTVVNMLPSLNAPTVSPLYHSDWFAVESVISEEVVRELIPKLIKNGAEGIIEYPLNKIV
- a CDS encoding sigma-70 family RNA polymerase sigma factor → MNRANNPSPPLDRKEPQEDRILDDQALLAAITRQEQAAFERLYDRYHTMVYHLARKILHAPDRAEEVVYDVFWQVWREAERYDGQRGSVGAWLTTLARSRAIDALRARQVQPTTTDDKALVERQLLIDPQPNPEERMSLEQRAVFVRTALETLPSDQRTALELSFFADSLIVKLLINSMNRLELSKRVFGRRCFVFEIAYARFLGVSHDASSVERSVAAVCRWRA